From a region of the Mercurialis annua linkage group LG1-X, ddMerAnnu1.2, whole genome shotgun sequence genome:
- the LOC126658292 gene encoding histone-lysine N-methyltransferase ASHH2, with the protein MGSCENSLEVEVVNEPLDQTAVMQQQQKKNMCLVKVLVSEQDQLLPSLEDGFDISNGNVGPTNVLDCGEISGSVKAGGCVSSSDLMEGVSVVDHRISAMCDNGNAVRLVPGKLAEDECGFTGGNLNERQSGIDDCSVGTDGLYSEKVGCFGENHGPEKLLENSKQSLLEGTSVDKGNELVSEHGNKVNLVSAKLSENESEIIDCDLNERRSGADDCTCAAKIDEFCADKVKPFDENNGLMNSLEDCDQALESIPFPGLLENYDERDQQRDVRTDTVQGDFEEGCDSDAATRTDICDQVRDSLLLEVSAKLWPINTSPRNELEEEKQQGSSTSLQRDIVTENKSVIVTGIDIDDHNQVESSVDHDSMPQLMPTTESLNNCLQQDDQTVNTYSAAEQVINNVSPLMKATICNQLVSHQCFNKSMELMPLIGSPEKSVQQDEQKFDRPNSYSDGATKSDGENLATKKIIVDDKKLSSLVDKMCTESDSCSGFPGNCCQHNDLKTNLESVPLSRDVNQTSHSLATLDSDACIQKSPKGNEMPEELSVTIILASSCDRHNDQKSGKSVKCFPAESVSMDVLRKSHLDGCTEACPSQACQQTLENSAMADSLDNSDQKNERRDEYSVTGPFAESKPDVIREGSNVTTEIKVEICGHELLKEGLAHAKECSPKISLNSPQSCHSFGATRSSSCRQQDVAHLDNGFFSAVGPADFSEQSNSGGKYPTMNDSPSKTTSTDIGSSSSRRSSQTHKSSQKPQKKRTASKCRKKNNVQELQVFKAERRKRSCFSKPARSSNWGLLGSITQFFEQHNREELNEIQIDEVSQIKACQGGETGNKIQAGGRLQRSSVKGHASTSVIRLKVKLGNEVVQNSQNYIVPEVIDSSASADGGVGDFQTKSYRGASLEVPNFGNCVEVEMRKKGTEEQLDCFVNKLDEARLHSDALGSDVRVAYKEDSGGVVMSHKSSEDAEADYHGLPSHVEVQAMDVITEKGYADPGTSPDSEVINSAPEGQVNTRCQEDLPDAVLTSSKAFVTPRVVLTSKQGKKKGRVSHGRKLVPEHRSPLVARSNKAKASKNRVGKQRKGDELCSSEILFPSTSVNASSNSLSSKEFSEEQLPLSRETEVTVSGEVLPEEHCTVNKSSSGMDIGLRLLEPQNSSDLIPSTKSKGCRLPRKSGGSTKGESKVSDKERSKREDVCRQRRKDKKSKKKEVKGKAECNDLTNKEVHPEKDGTEKSDYHDIPASADVANLDTASSGAVEQHLPMDNAWVRCDACLKWRRIPVALVDSIGQTNCQWVCKDNTDNAFADCSIPQEKSNAEINAELGISDGEEDVCDAPSKNKGLEHKAVEYMHTTVSKEHEFSRISTNQFRHRSRKTQTIDEIMVCHCKLPLSGLGCGDECLNRMLNIECVRGTCPCGDLCSNQQFQKRNYAKMKWDRCGKKGFGLRLENDISSGQFLIEYVGEVLDMHTYEARQREYAYNGHKHFYFMTLNGSEVIDASAKGNLGRFINHSCDPNCRTEKWVVNGEICIGLFALRDIKKGEEVTFDYNYVRVFGAAAKKCYCNSPQCRGYIGGDPTSAEVIEQVDSDEEFLEPVMLEFGAQGNRSKNKISRTSSVDDVKLQATETILNDRDKLNNSIAAAGKIKAAAEIEYPMISSSAAEIEDPMIPSSAAEIEDLMIPSDPMIPSSAAIIQSPKSLEKGDLKESSPPSSQKADDAAAEFLPAVNQETSMEEIQRLETSSATMLSKSLSDAMGANKKPKSEEKRVFVKSRFLIKTSRDFVVAKKGKFASSFNSNKIQAMENKAQMLAFKSKKLMEGITNGRFEAVEGKLNELLDSDGGISKRKDSAKGYLKFLLLTAASGASGNGEAIQSNRDLSMILDALLKTKSRMVLIDVINKNGLRMLHNMLKQYRSDFKKTPILRKLLKVIEYLEAREILTQEHIYGGPPCAGMESFRKSMLSLTEHNDRQVHQIARSFRDRWFPRYGRKYSNMEWDDGRMELHRGSMSNRISDSQNHMRDLDGRSTEAIDGLMQLKPATASIDTTAHEGCSLPCVGDGTKTRKRKSRWDQEKKPSPRSHQHDEQRIQSGHIPTPDISKEVSDHIEKGSTENNACPHCMRNYFRQVEANRTDSGSQNSQSPVPPGFSSPLSPALVSLNASSSVADHPQQKGCLMFPAGVVVGQPQRKFLSRLSVSYGIPLSIVQQFGLPEGGSMESWGIAPGMAFHPFPPLPPFPQHKNEMSSAPAVNSMEIDATTVEGQQCRQDPASCSPSERSPSTSDANKPNVEVPGANTQQTLKRARPESEDLGMRYFRQQKWNKGPPWLPQSNGLESVTTESTNSYCPQDVSYKEEKTGECINQLNRT; encoded by the exons ATGGGTTCTTGTGAGAACTCACTTGAGGTTGAGGTTGTTAACGAACCTCTGGACCAGACTGCTGTTATGCAGCAGCAGCAGAAGAAGAATATGTGCTTGGTAAAAGTTTTGGTTTCTGAGCAGGATCAGCTCCTGCCTTCCTTGGAGGACGGGTTTGATATTAGTAATGGAAATGTGGGCCCCACAAATGTTCTAGATTGTGGTGAGATATCTGGAAGTGTTAAAGCTGGCGGCTGTGTGAGCTCCAGTGATCTTATGGAGGGTGTTTCTGTTGTTGATCACAGAATTAGCGCGATGTGTGACAATGGAAATGCAGTTCGGTTGGTGCCAGGGAAATTAGCAGAGGATGAATGTGGGTTTACTGGTGGTAATTTGAATGAGAGGCAGAGTGGAATTGATGACTGCAGTGTTGGAACAGATGGATTGTATTCAGAAAAAGTAGGCTGCTTTGGTGAAAACCATGGACCGGAGAAATTACTGGAGAATAGTAAACAATCTCTTCTGGAGGGTACTTCTGTTGATAAGGGAAATGAGTTGGTTAGTGAGCATGGAAACAAAGTCAATTTAGTGTCAGCAAAATTATCAGAGAATGAATCTGAGATCATTGATTGTGATTTGAATGAGAGACGAAGTGGAGCTGATGATTGCACTTGCGCTGCAAAAATAGATGAATTTTGTGCTGATAAAGTGAAGCCTTTTGATGAAAATAATGGATTAATGAATTCTCTTGAGGATTGTGATCAGGCTCTGGAATCAATACCTTTTCCTGGTTTACTTGAGAATTATGATGAACGGGATCAGCAGAGGGATGTCAGGACGGACACTGTTCAAGGAGATTTTGAAGAGGGATGTGATAGTGACGCTGCTACAAGGACTGACATTTGCGACCAAGTAAGAGATTCATTGCTTTTAGAAGTGTCTGCAAAATTATGGCCAATAAATACTTCTCCGAGAAATGAGCTTGAGGAGGAAAAACAGCAGGGCAGTAGTACTTCTTTGCAGAGAGATATTGTCACGGAAAACAAAAGTGTTATTGTGACTGGGATTGACATCGATGATCACAACCAAGTGGAGTCTTCAGTGGACCATGATTCTATGCCACAATTGATGCCCACAACAGAATCACTAAATAATTGTCTTCAGCAGGATGATCAGACAGTTAACACTTATTCTGCAGCAGAACAAGTGATAAACAATGTTTCACCTCTGATGAAGGCTACCATTTGCAACCAGTTGGTCTCTCATCAATGCTTTAACAAATCCATGGAGTTAATGCCTTTGATTGGTTCTCCAGAAAAAAGTGTTCAGCAGGACGAACAGAAGTTTGATAGGCCTAATTCATACTCTGATGGAGCTACCAAAAGTGACGGTGAAAATTTAGCtaccaaaaaaattattgtggATGATAAAAAATTGTCTTCATTGGTTGACAAAATGTGCACGGAATCAGATTCATGTTCTGGTTTTCCAGGGAATTGTTGCCAACATAATGACCTGAAGACCAATCTTGAAAGTGTACCCTTGAGCAGGGATGTGAATCAGACAAGCCATTCTCTAGCCACACTAGATTCTGATGCATGTATCCAGAAGTCACCAAAGGGAAATGAAATGCCTGAAGAATTATCAGTTACAATTATTCTAGCGAGTAGTTGTGACAGGCACAATGATCAGAAAAGTGGCAAGAGTGTCAAATGTTTCCCTGCGGAAAGTGTTTCAATGGACGTTTTGAGAAAAAGTCATCTAGATGGATGCACCGAGGCATGCCCTTCACAGGCTTGCCAGCAGACCTTGGAGAATTCAGCAATGGCCGATTCCCTTGATAACTCTGACCAGAAGAATGAGCGAAGGGATGAATATAGTGTTACTGGTCCTTTTGCAGAAAGCAAGCCTGATGTCATTAGAGAGGGAAGTAATGTTACAACAGAAATCAAGGTCGAAATTTGTGGGCACGAATTGCTGAAGGAAGGACTTGCCCATGCGAAGGAATGTTCACCGAAAATATCTCTCAATAGTCCACAGTCATGTCACTCCTTTGGCGCAACTCGAAGCAGCTCTTGCAGGCAGCAGGATGTGGCACATCTTGACAATGGGTTTTTTAGTGCTGTTGGTCCAGCTGACTTTTCTGAACAGTCAAATAGTGGAGGAAAATATCCTACCATGAATGATAGTCCATCCAAAACCACATCTACTGACATTGGCTCGTCTTCTTCTCGACGGAGCAGCCAGACACATAAATCCAGCCAAAAGCCTCAGAAAAAAAGGACTGCTAGTAAATGCAGGAAAAAGAACAATGTGCAAGAGCTACAGGTCTTTAAGGCTGAGCGAAGGAAGAGAAGCTGTTTCTCCAAACCAGCACGTTCCTCTAACTGGGGACTGTTAGGGAGCATCACACAATTTTTTGAGCAGCATAATAGGGAGGAACTTAATGAAATTCAGATTGATGAAGTAAGCCAAATAAAGGCTTGCCAAGGGGGTGAAACAGGAAACAAAATTCAGGCAGGTGGAAGGTTGCAAAGGTCTAGCGTGAAAGGACATGCTTCAACTAGTGTTATACGTTTGAAAGTTAAACTGGGAAACGAAGTTGTTCAAAACAGTCAAAATTATATAGTCCCAGAGGTGATCGACTCCTCAGCATCTGCTGATGGTGGTGTTGGTGATTTTCAGACTAAGTCATACCGAGGAGCTAGTTTGGAAGTTCCAAACTTTGGTAATTGTGTGGAAGTTGAAATGAGGAAAAAGGGGACGGAAGAGCAGCTTGATTGCTTTGTCAATAAGTTGGACGAGGCAAGATTACACTCTGATGCCTTAGGTTCGGATGTTCGAGTAGCTTATAAGGAGGACTCGGGGGGTGTTGTGATGTCCCATAAGTCATCTGAAGATGCTGAAGCTGATTATCATGGACTTCCCTCTCATGTAGAGGTTCAAGCAATGGATGTGATAACTGAGAAGGGGTATGCAGATCCTGGAACCTCACCAGATTCAGAAGTCATCAATTCAGCTCCTGAAGGCCAGGTTAACACTAGATGTCAAGAAGATCTACCTGATGCTGTTTTGACCTCTTCTAAAGCATTTGTTACTCCTAGAGTTGTTCTGACCAGTAAGCAAGGAAAGAAAAAAGGTAGAGTCAGCCATGGCAGAAAATTGGTACCAGAACATAGATCTCCTTTGGTGGCTAGATCAAACAAAGCTAAAGCAAGTAAGAATCGAGTGGGCAAGCAAAGGAAGGGTGATGAATTATGCTCAAGCGAGATTCTCTTTCCATCCACCAGTGTAAATGCATCAAGCAATTCACTAAGCAGTAAGGAATTTTCTGAGGAACAGTTACCTTTGTCAAGAGAGACTGAAGTTACAGTCTCTGGAGAGGTTTTGCCAGAAGAACACTGCACAGTAAATAAAAGTTCTTCCGGTATGGATATAGGTCTGAGGTTATTAGAACCACAAAATTCGAGTGATCTGATTCCTTCAACTAAATCTAAAGGTTGTCGACTTCCCAGAAAATCTGGTGGGTCAACCAAGGGAGAGTCCAAGGTATCTGACAAAGAAAGAAGCAAGAGAGAAGATGTCTGTAGACAAAGAAGGAAAgataaaaagtcaaaaaagaaGGAAGTCAAAGGAAAGGCTGAATGTAATGATTTGACCAACAAAGAAGTTCATCCAGAAAAAG ATGGCACTGAAAAATCAGATTATCATGACATTCCTGCGTCCGCGGATGTGGCAAATCTGGACACGGCATCAAGTGGTGCAGTGGAGCAGCATTTACCTATGGATAATGCCTGGGTGCGATGTGATGCGTGTCTTAAATGGAGGCGTATTCCTGTTGCACTTGTAGATTCTATCGGTCAGACAAATTGCCAGTG ggtATGCAAGGACAACACGGATAATGCTTTTGCCGATTGCTCCATCCCCCAAGAAAAATCAAATGCAGAAATTAATGCAGAGTTAGGCATATCTGATGGGGAGGAAGATGTGTGTGATGCACCTTCAAAGAACAAGGGATTAGAACACAAGGCAGTAGAGTATATGCATACAACAG TTTCCAAGGAGCATGAATTTTCGCGCATTTCCACTAATCAGTTTCGGCACCGAAGCCGTAAGACTCAGACTATTGATGAG ATAATGGTATGCCACTGCAAGTTGCCTCTCAGCGGATTAGGCTGTGGGGATGAATGCTTGAATCGAATGCTGAATATTGAGTGTGTTCGAGGCACATGCCCATGTGGGGATCTTTGTTCGAATCAACAG TTCCAAAAGCGTAACTATGCCAAAATGAAGTGGGACAGATGTGGGAAGAAAGGTTTTGGGCTACGGCTGGAAAATGATATATCCAGTGGACAATTTCTCATTGAATATGTTGGAGAG GTACTTGATATGCATACTTATGAGGCGCGTCAGAGAGAGTATGCTTATAATGGTCATAAGCATTTCTACTTTATGACATTGAATGGCAGTGAG GTAATAGATGCTTCTGCAAAAGGAAATTTGGGGCGTTTCATTAATCATAGCTGTGATCCTAATTGCCGTACTGAAAAG TGGGTGGTGAATGGAGAAATTTGTATTGGGTTATTTGCTTTGAGGGATATTAAGAAG GGGGAAGAGGTGACATTTGACTACAACTATGTGAGAGTGTTTGGGGCTGCAGCAAAAAAATGTTACTGCAATTCACCTCAATGTCGAGGTTATATTGGTGGTGATCCTACAAGCGCTGAGGTAATTGAGCAAGTTGATTCAGATGAAGAATTTCTCGAACCGGTGATGCTTGAATTTGGGGCACAGGGAAATAGAAGCAAGAATAAGATATCTAGAACCAGTTCCGTTGATGATGTGAAACTGCAAGCTACAGAGACTATACTTAATGATAGAGATAAATTGAATAATTCCATCGCAGCTGCTGGTAAAATTAAGGCTGCTGCAGAAATTGAGTATCCCATGATTTCGTCTTCTGCTGCAGAAATTGAGGATCCTATGATTCCGTCTTCTGCTGCAGAAATTGAGGATCTTATGATTCCGTCTGATCCTATGATTCCGTCTTCTGCTGCTATTATCCAATCGCCCAAGTCATTAGAAAAGGGTGATTTAAAGGAAAGTTCTCCACCTTCTAGCCAAAAAGCAGATGATGCAGCTGCTGAATTCTTACCAGCTGTTAACCAAGAAACTTCCATGGAAGAGATTCAAAGGCTGGAAACGTCTTCAGCTACTATGCTCAGCAAATCATTATCTGATGCAATGGGTGCTAACAAAAAGCCCAAGTCCGAAGAAAAGCGGGTTTTTGTGAAATCCCGTTTTCTTATCAAAACATCACGTGATTTTGTTGTTGCTAAAAAAGGAAAGTTTGCTAGTTCTTTCAACAGCAACAAAATACAGGCAATGGAAAATAAAGCTCAGATGCTGgcatttaaatctaaaaagttAATGGAAGGTATCACTAATGGCCGTTTTGAAGCAG TTGAGGGGAAACTTAATGAGTTGTTGGATAGTGATGGCGGAATAAGCAAACGAAAA GATTCTGCTAAAGGTTATTTGAAGTTTCTACTTCTTACTGCAGCATCTGGTGCTAGTGGAAATGGTGAAGCAATTCAGAG CAATCGAGATCTTTCAATGATTCTTGATGCGCTTCTAAAAACAAAATCACGGATGGTTTTAATTGATGTAATCAACAAAAATG GTTTGCGGATGCTTCACAACATGTTGAAGCAGTACCGTAGTGACTTTAAGAAGACACCAATTCTCAGGAAGCTTTTGAAG GTTATAGAATATTTGGAAGCGAGAGAGATACTTACACAAGAACACATCTATGGAGGTCCTCCTTGCGCTGGAATGGAGAG CTTTAGGAAATCAATGTTGTCATTGACAGAGCACAATGACAGACAG GTTCATCAGATTGCAAGAAGTTTTCGAGACAGATGGTTTCCTCGTTATGGCAGAAAATATAGCAATATGGAATGGGATGATGGAAGGATGGAGCTCCACAGAGGTTCAATGAGCAATAGAATTTCAGATTCACAGAATCATATGCGTGATCTGGATGGAAGGTCTACCGAAGCAATAGATGGTTTGATGCAGCTAAAGCCTGCAACAGCTTCAATAGACACTACTGCTCATGAGGGCTGTTCTTTGCCTTGTGTTGGTGATGGTACAAAAACTCGCAAGCGTAAAAGTCGATGGGATCAAGAGAAAAAACCATCTCCAAGGTCTCATCAGCATGATGAACAAAGGATTCAATCTGGACATATTCCAACACCTGACATAAGTAAGGAAGTTTCAGATCATATAGAGAAAGGAAGCACAGAGAACAACGCTTGTCCACATTGTATGCGCAATTATTTTCGACAAGTTGAAGCTAATCGTACTGACAGTGGAAGCCAGAATTCTCAAAGTCCTGTACCACCTGGATTCTCATCTCCTCTTAGCCCTGCTCTGGTTTCACTCAATGCATCATCATCTGTTGCTGACCACCCCCAACAGAAGGGTTGTTTGATGTTTCCGGCTGGTGTGGTTGTTGGACAGCCACAGAGGAAATTTCTCTCTCGCCTGTCCGTCTCTTATGGGATTCCATTGTCTATTGTGCAGCAATTTGGGTTGCCTGAGGGTGGAAGTATGGAGAGTTGGGGAATTGCTCCAGGCATGGCTTTTCATCCTTTCCCGCCGCTGCCTCCGTTTCCTCAACATAAGAATGAAATGTCATCTGCTCCTGCAGTTAACTCTATGGAGATCGATGCAACTACAGTAGAAGGTCAACAATGCAGACAAGATCCTGCCTCTTGTTCTCCCAGTGAAAGAAGTCCGAGCACGAGTGATGCTAATAAACCAAATGTAGAAGTTCCTGGTGCAAATACCCAACAAACTTTGAAACGAGCTAGACCTGAGTCAGAAGATCTAGGTATGAGGTACTTTAGACAGCAGAAGTGGAATAAAGGACCTCCATGGCTACCGCAAAGTAATGGTTTAGAGAGTGTAACAACTGAGTCCACAAATTCTTATTGTCCACAAGATGTAAGCTATAAAGAGGAGAAAACTGGGGAATGCATTAATCAGCTAAACAGGACCTAA
- the LOC126658308 gene encoding glutathione S-transferase TCHQD isoform X1 — MQFYHHPYSLDSQKVRLALEEKGIDYTSHHANPITGKNMDVSFFRINPSAKLPVFQNGAHIMFDTIEIILYIERIAVVSVGADESSFSTREVVEWMHKIQQWNPKYFTLSCIPKKYRMTVSKFLRRVVIARMAESPDLASAYHRKLKQAYETEDKLKNQEVVRRSKEHLIRLLDEVETQLNEASYLTGEEFSMADAMLIPVLARLVLLNLEDEYLNSRPNIAEYWILVQQRPSYRKVIGKYFNGWRKYKTLIKTWSFVRFRSLLRKY, encoded by the exons ATGCAGTTTTATCACCATCCATACTCTCTAGATAGTCAGAAGGTAAGGCTTGCTTTGGAAGAAAAGGGAATTGACTACACATCACACCATGCCAATCCTATAACAGGCAAGAACATGGATGTCTCATTCTTCAGGATAAATCCAAGTGCAAAGCTCCCGGTTTTCCAGAATGGCGCCCATATCATGTTCGACACCATTGAGATAATCTT GTACATTGAAAGAATTGCTGTTGTCTCTGTGGGTGCTGATGAGTCCTCGTTTAGTACAAGAGAAGTTGTTGAATGGATGCACAAGATACAACAGTGGAATCCCAAGTATTTCACACTTTCTTGCATCCCAAAGAAGTACCGGATGACTGTTTCCAAATTCCTAAGGCGAGTGGTGATAGCTCGGATGGCCGAATCCCCTGATCTAGCAAGTGCTTACCACCGTAAGCTGAAACAAGCATACGAAACTGAAGACAAGTTGAAAAACCAAGAAGTTGTTAGACGAAGCAAAGAACATCTTATTAGACTACTTGATGAAGTTGAAACACAGTTGAATGAAGCATCATATTTAACAGGGGAAGAGTTCTCAATGGCAGATGCAATGCTAATCCCAGTACTGGCTCGGCTGGTACTCCTTAATTTGGAAGATGAGTATTTAAATAGCAGGCCAAATATTGCTGAGTATTGGATTTTGGTGCAGCAGCGGCCAAGTTATCGGAAGGTGATTGGAAAGTATTTCAATGGTTGGAGAAAATACAAAACACTGATAAAAACTTGGAGTTTTGTTCGTTTTCGGAGTCTGTTGAGAAAATACTGA
- the LOC126658308 gene encoding glutathione S-transferase TCHQD isoform X2 yields MDVSFFRINPSAKLPVFQNGAHIMFDTIEIILYIERIAVVSVGADESSFSTREVVEWMHKIQQWNPKYFTLSCIPKKYRMTVSKFLRRVVIARMAESPDLASAYHRKLKQAYETEDKLKNQEVVRRSKEHLIRLLDEVETQLNEASYLTGEEFSMADAMLIPVLARLVLLNLEDEYLNSRPNIAEYWILVQQRPSYRKVIGKYFNGWRKYKTLIKTWSFVRFRSLLRKY; encoded by the exons ATGGATGTCTCATTCTTCAGGATAAATCCAAGTGCAAAGCTCCCGGTTTTCCAGAATGGCGCCCATATCATGTTCGACACCATTGAGATAATCTT GTACATTGAAAGAATTGCTGTTGTCTCTGTGGGTGCTGATGAGTCCTCGTTTAGTACAAGAGAAGTTGTTGAATGGATGCACAAGATACAACAGTGGAATCCCAAGTATTTCACACTTTCTTGCATCCCAAAGAAGTACCGGATGACTGTTTCCAAATTCCTAAGGCGAGTGGTGATAGCTCGGATGGCCGAATCCCCTGATCTAGCAAGTGCTTACCACCGTAAGCTGAAACAAGCATACGAAACTGAAGACAAGTTGAAAAACCAAGAAGTTGTTAGACGAAGCAAAGAACATCTTATTAGACTACTTGATGAAGTTGAAACACAGTTGAATGAAGCATCATATTTAACAGGGGAAGAGTTCTCAATGGCAGATGCAATGCTAATCCCAGTACTGGCTCGGCTGGTACTCCTTAATTTGGAAGATGAGTATTTAAATAGCAGGCCAAATATTGCTGAGTATTGGATTTTGGTGCAGCAGCGGCCAAGTTATCGGAAGGTGATTGGAAAGTATTTCAATGGTTGGAGAAAATACAAAACACTGATAAAAACTTGGAGTTTTGTTCGTTTTCGGAGTCTGTTGAGAAAATACTGA